The following proteins are encoded in a genomic region of Galbibacter sp. BG1:
- a CDS encoding serine hydrolase, with the protein MINNLPKILIVSFISLLIGCASEEKKENEEASAEAILNPLEKALSSKDTLIAKVMENPEDYELQIIFTEINRGDSKVTFKDYSYQVDDSVYFYPASSVKFPIAVLALEKLNKDARFNRKTPFYIEGDSVETTFEKEINKIFAVSDNDAYNRLYEYLGKDYINKILHEKGLEAVRISHRLSIPNANDLENKPLLFRVNDTLTEIPGSVNSPIDTLRIKSLYKGKGYTQGDSLISQPMDFSLKNYLPVTTLHHIMKRVIFPENFSEKEQFHSSEDDRSFLLTSMSSLPKEHGYDPEEYYDSYGKFYMYGDSKDTIPDHIKIYNKVGYAYGYLTDCAYIKDTKNNVEFLVTTTIHVNKNKIYNDGLYEYKEEGIPFLAALGRELYNIEKNKE; encoded by the coding sequence ATGATAAACAACCTTCCAAAAATTTTAATAGTCTCTTTTATCAGTTTACTGATCGGTTGTGCTTCCGAAGAGAAAAAAGAAAATGAAGAAGCTTCAGCAGAAGCCATTTTAAATCCGCTTGAAAAGGCCCTTAGCAGCAAAGACACACTTATTGCTAAAGTGATGGAAAATCCAGAGGACTACGAATTGCAGATTATCTTTACCGAGATCAACCGTGGAGATAGCAAAGTAACTTTTAAGGATTACAGCTACCAAGTTGATGACTCTGTATATTTCTATCCAGCAAGTAGTGTAAAATTTCCCATTGCGGTTCTCGCCCTCGAAAAGTTAAATAAAGATGCGCGCTTTAACAGAAAAACTCCTTTTTACATAGAAGGGGATAGTGTAGAAACTACTTTCGAAAAAGAAATCAATAAAATATTTGCGGTAAGCGATAATGATGCTTACAACCGCCTTTATGAATATTTAGGTAAAGATTATATCAACAAAATATTACATGAGAAAGGCTTGGAAGCTGTGAGAATAAGTCACCGTCTTTCCATACCCAACGCCAATGATCTTGAAAACAAACCGCTGCTCTTTAGGGTAAACGATACGCTTACAGAAATTCCTGGTAGTGTTAATTCACCCATCGATACGCTTCGTATTAAAAGCCTTTATAAAGGAAAAGGATACACACAAGGTGATTCTTTAATTAGCCAACCGATGGATTTTTCATTAAAAAACTATCTTCCGGTAACGACCCTGCATCATATTATGAAGAGGGTTATATTCCCAGAGAATTTTTCTGAAAAAGAGCAATTTCACTCAAGTGAAGATGATCGTAGTTTCCTTCTAACATCCATGTCTTCCCTTCCAAAAGAACATGGCTACGATCCCGAGGAATATTACGATAGCTACGGGAAGTTTTATATGTATGGCGATAGCAAAGACACCATCCCAGACCATATAAAAATCTACAACAAAGTGGGTTATGCCTATGGCTATTTAACCGATTGCGCGTATATAAAAGACACTAAGAACAATGTTGAATTCTTGGTTACTACTACCATTCATGTAAATAAAAACAAAATTTACAACGATGGTTTGTACGAATACAAAGAAGAAGGCATCCCATTTCTGGCCGCATTGGGAAGGGAATTATACAACATCGAAAAAAACAAGGAATAA
- a CDS encoding NUDIX domain-containing protein, with translation MDISINIQKETVLSDNWYVLKRIDFSFKNKKGEWKSVHREVYDRGNGAAILLYNKLKKTVILTRQFRMPTYLNDNSNGMMIEVPAGIIENEDAETSIIRETDEETGYKIQEVTKVMETYTSPGAVTERLYLFVAEYNDRMKVHEGGGLESENEEIEVFEISFEKALKLISEGTIKDAKTIMLLQYAKLENLI, from the coding sequence ATGGACATAAGCATCAACATCCAAAAAGAAACCGTTCTTTCCGATAATTGGTATGTCCTTAAGAGAATTGACTTCAGTTTTAAAAACAAGAAAGGAGAATGGAAATCGGTACATCGCGAAGTATACGATCGAGGTAATGGAGCGGCAATTCTTTTATACAACAAACTAAAAAAAACAGTTATTCTTACCCGGCAATTTAGAATGCCCACTTATTTAAACGACAATTCCAATGGAATGATGATTGAAGTACCAGCCGGTATTATCGAAAATGAGGATGCAGAAACTTCCATTATTAGGGAAACGGACGAAGAGACTGGTTACAAAATACAGGAAGTAACAAAAGTAATGGAAACTTACACGTCTCCCGGAGCTGTAACAGAACGACTCTATCTTTTTGTAGCGGAATATAATGATAGAATGAAAGTTCACGAAGGCGGCGGACTGGAAAGTGAAAATGAAGAAATAGAGGTTTTTGAGATTTCCTTTGAAAAAGCCTTGAAACTCATCTCGGAGGGTACCATAAAAGATGCCAAAACAATTATGTTATTGCAGTATGCAAAACTGGAAAATCTTATTTAG
- a CDS encoding VOC family protein codes for MRKSISILFFILLITFSISGKMNAQEFNLEFDHHAILVQDLTESSNFYLNIIGLKEIENKTQKKHIRWFSLGGKTSLHVIEDKTHSVPDVKGVHFALSTKDLDGFIAHLRNNKVNFENWPGEPNTTNTRPDGVRQIYLKDPNGYWIEVNEN; via the coding sequence ATGAGAAAAAGTATATCCATTTTGTTTTTTATACTGCTAATAACTTTTTCTATTTCAGGTAAGATGAATGCACAGGAATTTAATTTAGAATTTGATCACCATGCCATATTGGTACAGGATTTAACGGAAAGTTCGAACTTTTACTTAAACATTATCGGTTTAAAGGAAATTGAAAACAAGACTCAAAAAAAACACATCCGTTGGTTTTCTTTGGGAGGAAAGACATCCTTACACGTAATCGAGGATAAAACACATAGTGTCCCTGATGTAAAAGGTGTTCATTTTGCTTTGAGCACTAAAGATTTAGACGGATTTATAGCACATCTAAGGAATAATAAGGTGAACTTTGAAAATTGGCCTGGCGAACCAAACACTACTAATACCCGTCCGGATGGCGTGCGTCAAATTTATTTAAAAGACCCTAACGGCTATTGGATTGAAGTGAACGAAAACTAA